A window of Oscillatoria sp. FACHB-1406 contains these coding sequences:
- a CDS encoding glycogen debranching protein has protein sequence MAIWVNEQLDPSGLVYACIATRNEKLARDCHQSFQNNLSDEQKSSGWKAQMRTVESWDDVPVNSLKLS, from the coding sequence ATGGCTATTTGGGTAAACGAACAACTCGATCCGTCCGGTCTAGTCTATGCCTGTATTGCAACTCGCAATGAAAAACTAGCACGAGATTGCCATCAATCTTTCCAAAATAACCTCAGCGACGAACAAAAATCTAGCGGCTGGAAAGCACAAATGCGAACGGTTGAATCCTGGGATGACGTGCCGGTGAATTCGTTGAAATTAAGTTAA
- a CDS encoding WGR domain-containing protein produces the protein MSTAVVSRALLECCTLIYVEVAENSNKVWKGSAYNDGTFIAEWGRVGAQLQSQQKSYHSAKLALDKLEQMKQQKLNKGYTEAQVLADDGIDNQPTQQDLEAIAASQIRYGEDARAQQLIRYLTEVNIHEIVSQTNIAYNAATGNFRTPLGLVTRDAIAQARLYLEQMAAPPRKSDRLLRHLVSQYLRLIPQKVGIRLDASIFRTKAELQRQKELLEALDTALMQTEPNPKIFDCSLRRVPGSTPEGRSTFHQLRELYESTLNPHHLTANYKLRRIYEIEIPSMQRAFAQKSSAIGNVKLHWHGTKASNLLSIFKGGLVIPPSSAIQCTGRMFGNGIYGSEQSTKALNYATNYWNASGSGNQRAFMLLCEFAMGKTFHLQKPKRSYPLPGFDSTYVRPGMANVINQESIVYDAAQVNIKYLCEFVD, from the coding sequence ATGAGTACCGCAGTCGTATCGCGCGCGCTCTTGGAGTGCTGCACCCTAATTTACGTTGAAGTGGCGGAAAATTCCAATAAAGTTTGGAAGGGCAGCGCTTACAACGATGGAACTTTTATTGCCGAATGGGGCAGAGTCGGCGCTCAGTTGCAGTCGCAGCAAAAATCTTACCATTCCGCGAAGCTGGCGCTCGATAAGCTCGAACAAATGAAGCAGCAAAAGCTCAATAAGGGCTATACCGAAGCGCAAGTTCTCGCCGACGACGGTATCGATAACCAGCCGACGCAGCAGGATTTAGAAGCGATCGCGGCTTCCCAAATTCGCTATGGTGAAGATGCGCGCGCCCAGCAATTAATCCGCTACTTAACAGAAGTCAACATTCACGAAATCGTTTCTCAAACCAACATTGCTTACAACGCGGCGACGGGAAACTTTAGAACGCCGCTCGGGCTTGTTACCCGCGACGCGATCGCCCAAGCTCGATTGTACCTCGAACAAATGGCCGCACCGCCCCGAAAAAGCGATCGCCTCCTGCGCCACCTCGTCAGCCAATACCTGCGCCTCATCCCCCAAAAAGTCGGCATCCGCTTAGACGCATCGATATTTCGCACCAAAGCCGAACTACAACGCCAAAAAGAACTGCTAGAAGCGCTCGATACTGCCTTAATGCAAACCGAACCGAACCCGAAAATTTTCGACTGTAGCCTGCGTCGCGTTCCCGGTAGTACCCCCGAAGGGCGATCCACTTTCCACCAATTGCGGGAACTTTACGAATCCACCCTCAACCCCCACCATTTAACTGCTAATTACAAACTGCGGCGCATCTACGAAATCGAAATTCCGTCCATGCAGCGCGCCTTCGCCCAAAAATCTAGCGCTATTGGCAACGTCAAACTCCACTGGCACGGAACAAAAGCCAGTAACTTACTCAGCATCTTCAAGGGCGGCTTAGTGATTCCCCCTAGCAGCGCCATTCAATGTACGGGACGGATGTTCGGTAACGGCATTTATGGTTCCGAACAATCGACTAAAGCCCTGAATTATGCGACTAACTATTGGAATGCTTCTGGCAGTGGGAACCAACGCGCCTTCATGCTTTTGTGCGAGTTTGCGATGGGCAAAACCTTCCACCTCCAAAAACCCAAGCGCAGTTATCCTCTTCCGGGATTCGATAGCACTTATGTGCGTCCGGGGATGGCTAATGTCATTAATCAGGAAAGTATTGTCTACGATGCCGCTCAGGTGAATATTAAATATCTGTGTGAATTCGTTGATTGA
- a CDS encoding HD domain-containing protein produces MLLSERFTEALTFATRLHAQQVRKGSGVPYVAHLLGVASIALEYGASEDEAIAALLHDAIEDQGGIPTREEIRRRFGDAVTAIVEGCSDSQTLPKPPWRDRKERYLAHLKTASASVLLVTSADKLYNARSLLKDYHLVGEDLWQRFAGGKDGTLWYYGALVKALREAGSSALVEEFAAVVGQLQSCVFAAARAEDVPPIAYNKEKY; encoded by the coding sequence ATGCTCCTTTCCGAACGATTTACCGAGGCTTTAACCTTCGCCACTCGACTCCACGCCCAGCAAGTCCGTAAAGGTTCGGGCGTGCCGTATGTGGCGCATTTGTTGGGCGTGGCGAGTATCGCGCTGGAGTACGGTGCAAGTGAGGATGAAGCGATCGCAGCCCTCCTCCATGATGCCATAGAAGACCAAGGCGGAATCCCAACGCGGGAGGAGATTCGCCGTCGGTTTGGGGATGCGGTAACGGCGATTGTGGAAGGCTGTAGCGACTCGCAAACGCTGCCTAAACCCCCGTGGCGCGATCGCAAGGAACGCTATCTGGCGCACCTAAAAACGGCTTCTGCGAGCGTTTTACTCGTAACCTCAGCCGATAAACTGTACAATGCGCGATCGCTCCTCAAAGATTATCACCTCGTCGGCGAAGACTTGTGGCAGCGCTTTGCGGGCGGCAAAGACGGGACGCTGTGGTACTATGGCGCATTAGTCAAAGCCTTGAGAGAGGCGGGTTCGAGTGCGTTAGTTGAAGAATTCGCCGCCGTTGTCGGGCAACTGCAATCCTGCGTCTTCGCCGCCGCGCGAGCCGAGGATGTACCCCCGATAGCGTACAATAAGGAGAAATATTGA
- a CDS encoding 2Fe-2S iron-sulfur cluster-binding protein — protein MSVKIHFLPDDVTVEARVGEPMLSVAARAGVIIPTGCLMGSCHACEVEYDDGTPFCACITAVPAGFEELTIHLYSDPLW, from the coding sequence ATGAGCGTTAAAATTCACTTTTTACCCGATGATGTGACGGTAGAAGCTCGTGTGGGAGAACCGATGCTGTCAGTAGCGGCACGCGCGGGCGTTATTATCCCCACGGGATGCCTGATGGGATCCTGCCATGCTTGCGAGGTAGAATACGACGATGGAACTCCTTTCTGCGCTTGTATTACGGCTGTTCCTGCGGGGTTTGAAGAATTGACCATTCATTTATACTCCGATCCGCTTTGGTAA
- a CDS encoding phage holin family protein, which produces MTHFIATWIVTAISLLITARVVPGIEIDSLSAALTGSAVFGLVNAIVRPLLIAFTLPLTLVTLGLFLLVVNAICFALASYFTPSGFRVDDVGAAFIGSILLSLVSSLLHLFFVRKER; this is translated from the coding sequence ATGACCCACTTCATTGCCACTTGGATCGTTACGGCGATCTCGCTCCTCATCACCGCTCGAGTCGTACCGGGGATAGAAATTGACAGTCTTTCTGCTGCCTTAACCGGCTCGGCGGTTTTTGGTTTGGTTAATGCGATTGTTAGACCGCTCCTGATTGCATTCACCTTGCCTCTGACCCTCGTGACTCTGGGTTTATTCTTGCTAGTGGTAAATGCCATTTGTTTTGCCCTAGCTAGTTATTTTACGCCTTCGGGGTTTAGAGTGGATGATGTTGGCGCTGCATTCATCGGTTCGATCTTGCTGTCCCTCGTTTCGAGCTTGCTACATCTTTTTTTCGTTCGCAAGGAACGTTAA
- a CDS encoding alpha/beta hydrolase, whose product MFPTFIPAAAERLSEETSIAFLQQMQCEAIATPLSTSPIPTTYVSQGNGGTPILLLHGFDSSAIEFRRLLPLLAAENETRAVDLLGFGFTDRAVGISFGTQAIKTHLYAFWEALIQQPVILVGASMGGATAIDFALTYPEAVSALILIDSAGLTNPPLSSRFMFSPLDSFATEFLRSPRVRQQISRAAYYDKSLASTDAQLCAALHLELPQWNRAIAAFTKSGGYGSFAARLSTLQTPTLIIWGQNDQILGTKAAQTFQQKIPNSTLVWIDRCGHVPHLEKPQETAKAILDWIAVE is encoded by the coding sequence ATGTTTCCGACTTTTATTCCAGCGGCAGCAGAACGATTGAGCGAGGAAACATCGATCGCTTTCTTGCAACAAATGCAGTGCGAAGCCATCGCAACGCCCTTATCGACAAGCCCCATCCCGACCACTTACGTCAGTCAAGGAAACGGCGGTACGCCCATTCTCCTCCTACACGGATTCGATAGTTCTGCTATTGAATTTCGTCGTTTGTTGCCCTTATTAGCCGCAGAAAATGAAACTCGAGCGGTGGATTTACTCGGATTTGGCTTTACCGATCGCGCCGTCGGCATTTCCTTCGGAACGCAGGCAATTAAAACTCATCTCTACGCTTTTTGGGAAGCATTAATTCAACAGCCTGTTATTTTAGTCGGGGCTTCGATGGGAGGAGCAACCGCGATTGATTTTGCACTGACTTACCCCGAAGCCGTATCTGCTTTAATTTTAATCGATAGTGCGGGGTTGACAAATCCGCCTTTAAGCAGTAGGTTCATGTTCTCGCCGTTGGATTCCTTCGCGACAGAATTTCTCCGCAGCCCAAGAGTCCGACAACAAATTAGTCGCGCCGCCTACTACGATAAAAGTCTCGCTAGTACCGACGCGCAACTCTGCGCCGCCCTCCATTTAGAATTACCGCAATGGAATCGCGCGATCGCAGCTTTCACTAAAAGTGGCGGTTACGGTTCCTTCGCCGCTCGACTCTCAACCCTGCAAACGCCAACTTTGATTATTTGGGGTCAAAACGACCAAATTTTAGGGACGAAAGCCGCCCAAACTTTTCAGCAAAAAATACCCAATAGTACATTAGTTTGGATCGATCGCTGCGGTCACGTTCCTCACTTAGAAAAACCCCAAGAGACTGCAAAAGCCATTTTAGATTGGATTGCAGTGGAGTGA
- a CDS encoding TIGR01777 family oxidoreductase, whose protein sequence is MKVAITGATGFVGSRLVEKLEQNGDRVLVFTRNPEGARSQFPASEFPNVEIVEYTPTESGEWQSAIAGCDGVVNLAGEPIAEKRWTPPVEQSILQSRRLGTQKIVEAIANANPKPQVLVNASAIGYYGTSETETFDEKSPAGNDFLASVCKAWETEAEKVKAAGVRLVILRLGIIVGKGGAIAKMLTPFQMFVGGPIGTGNQWFSWIHREDVVNLILEALKRPDMAGTFNATAPNPVRMNQLSQSLGEVLKRPSWLPVPSFALELLLGDGAKVVLEGQQVLPKATQAIGFNYQYPTIKPALESIVS, encoded by the coding sequence ATGAAAGTCGCGATAACGGGTGCAACGGGATTTGTCGGCAGTCGGTTAGTGGAAAAATTGGAGCAAAATGGCGATCGCGTTCTTGTCTTCACCCGCAACCCAGAAGGGGCGCGATCGCAATTTCCTGCTAGCGAGTTTCCCAACGTCGAGATCGTCGAATATACTCCCACAGAATCGGGCGAATGGCAAAGCGCGATCGCCGGATGCGACGGTGTTGTTAACTTAGCCGGAGAACCCATCGCCGAAAAGCGCTGGACTCCCCCCGTCGAACAAAGCATCCTGCAAAGTCGCCGCCTGGGAACCCAAAAAATTGTCGAAGCCATCGCCAACGCCAACCCCAAACCGCAAGTCCTCGTCAACGCCTCCGCCATTGGTTACTACGGCACTAGCGAAACGGAAACCTTCGATGAAAAAAGCCCTGCGGGAAACGATTTTCTCGCCAGCGTTTGTAAAGCGTGGGAAACAGAAGCCGAAAAAGTGAAAGCCGCTGGAGTCCGCTTGGTTATCTTACGCTTGGGGATTATCGTTGGTAAAGGCGGCGCGATCGCGAAAATGTTAACCCCTTTCCAAATGTTCGTCGGCGGGCCGATTGGAACCGGCAATCAGTGGTTTTCCTGGATTCACCGCGAAGATGTCGTCAATCTGATTCTCGAAGCCCTCAAGCGCCCCGACATGGCGGGAACTTTCAACGCCACCGCCCCCAATCCAGTACGGATGAACCAGCTTTCTCAAAGCTTGGGTGAAGTCCTCAAACGTCCGTCTTGGTTGCCCGTTCCCAGTTTTGCCCTCGAACTCCTGCTGGGCGACGGCGCGAAAGTCGTCCTAGAAGGGCAGCAAGTGCTTCCCAAAGCCACGCAAGCGATCGGATTTAACTATCAATATCCGACGATTAAACCGGCGCTAGAATCGATTGTTTCTTAA
- a CDS encoding nuclear transport factor 2 family protein, producing the protein MTAEEMRDCIRQAAQACREKDAIAFSRLFLPDAEVVLSNGACLVGRAEIARVTAAYFERCGEIAIAIHHIVVEGNSAVVEWSWQEGTLTENAIAIDFRSGAIAAWREYRR; encoded by the coding sequence ATGACGGCGGAAGAGATGAGAGACTGCATTCGCCAAGCGGCGCAAGCTTGTCGGGAAAAAGACGCGATCGCGTTTTCGCGGCTTTTTCTGCCTGATGCTGAGGTGGTGCTGTCGAATGGCGCTTGCCTCGTCGGACGGGCAGAAATCGCTCGGGTAACGGCGGCTTATTTTGAGCGTTGCGGCGAGATTGCGATCGCGATTCACCATATTGTGGTGGAAGGAAACAGCGCGGTGGTTGAGTGGTCTTGGCAGGAGGGGACGCTTACTGAGAATGCGATCGCGATCGATTTTCGTTCTGGGGCGATTGCAGCTTGGCGAGAATATCGCCGATAA
- a CDS encoding PAS domain S-box protein, with the protein MSLEKKDLSVSSAEPEMESEAKLTGSDFRVRETKRSKGKPFSFRSDVVLMTDAKERFVLISPNVERFFGYTVGEVKAFGTIEKLFGQGLQEIEGQMAGQEKGRLDRALRDKMGRERWFEIEVKLLSAPEGGKLYLCRDISDRKKLESERDRLANLLRAKNAELARLKQKLHQEKHHRKRAESQAKRKSQLFDAVIENIPYAIFVKEVQNLKFVYSNPAAEKLLGCSEQELLDKTDRDLFSPEIADRIIAEDRAFLASGATHQTVEETLPTSAPSHDSLRDRQQTRLQTQKILISNPRGVPEYLLKISFDLTAIAESEQALQRSEATNRALLSAIPDLMFRVSRDGTYLDCQETKALHAVLPSHELIGKTFREVLPPKNAELGMENIEQALKGEKVETCEYQLSDNDGKMLDYESRTVACGEDEVLVLVRDISDRKSAEQALKASENRFRAIFEQAAMGIILFGSDGSFCRANQKFCEIVGYSSEELRSLNEIELTEGEDRALYQSRLQKLSSGECFSCSMEKRYRHKNGESIWVNFTASLLREGSDSQQYLVAVIQDIRDRIFAETSLQEVCTNLQAREAQYKILTDRVPVGIFQTNSSQDIVFVNPFWCKLTGMTPTEAYGKGWMQALHPEDRDRVLSEWAKEPERRDRNSLFRFQRQTDGQVFWVLGNSTSLRDAEGRYQGEIGTVLEVTQHKQAEDHLKRQAERERSIGAMQERVRRSLELDTILTTTVEEVRQFLQNDRVLIYRFNPDWSGAVVAESVREPWIPVLGQTVRDPCFRDELVQAYKNGRIQVLNDLQSANLTPCHYRLLEHFQISANLVVPIFQGDNLWGLLVAHHCEAPHLWQQAEIDFLKQLATQVGIATQQSQLYQKLKEANQKLHHLATVDSLTQVANRRCFDAYLQAEWRRMTREKSSLSLILCDIDYFKLYNDTYGHPAGDRCLRRVATALRRTLKRPADLVARYGGEEFAIVLPHTDEQGMRWIAELLRQAVKRLNIEHSASPVCDRVTLSLGGVALVPTRLNSWQALIDGADRALYQAKKGGRDRVAVYKD; encoded by the coding sequence ATGTCGCTTGAAAAGAAAGATTTGTCGGTCTCGTCCGCTGAACCAGAGATGGAATCAGAAGCTAAATTAACGGGCAGCGATTTTCGGGTGCGGGAAACCAAGCGCTCAAAAGGCAAGCCGTTCAGCTTCCGCTCCGATGTCGTGTTGATGACTGACGCAAAAGAGAGGTTCGTGCTGATTTCCCCCAATGTCGAGCGTTTCTTTGGCTACACGGTGGGCGAAGTGAAAGCATTTGGGACTATCGAAAAGTTGTTTGGGCAGGGGTTACAGGAGATTGAGGGACAGATGGCGGGTCAAGAAAAGGGGAGGCTCGATCGAGCGCTCCGGGATAAGATGGGACGAGAGCGCTGGTTTGAGATTGAGGTTAAACTGCTATCGGCTCCGGAGGGCGGAAAATTGTACCTCTGTCGCGATATCAGCGATCGCAAAAAGCTCGAATCGGAGCGCGATCGACTCGCGAATCTCCTGCGGGCAAAAAATGCCGAACTCGCTCGCTTAAAACAAAAGCTGCATCAAGAAAAGCATCATCGCAAGCGTGCGGAGAGTCAGGCTAAACGGAAATCGCAATTGTTTGATGCGGTTATCGAGAATATCCCTTATGCCATCTTTGTTAAAGAAGTACAGAATTTAAAATTTGTCTACTCCAATCCCGCCGCCGAAAAACTCCTCGGTTGTTCGGAGCAAGAACTGCTCGACAAAACCGATCGCGACCTTTTCTCACCAGAAATCGCCGATCGCATCATCGCTGAAGATCGCGCTTTTTTAGCCAGCGGTGCGACTCATCAAACGGTTGAAGAAACGCTACCCACGAGCGCGCCCTCCCACGATAGTTTGCGCGATCGCCAGCAAACGCGCTTGCAAACTCAAAAAATTCTGATTTCCAACCCGCGAGGAGTTCCTGAATATTTACTCAAAATTAGCTTCGATCTGACGGCGATCGCTGAGTCCGAACAAGCCCTACAAAGAAGCGAGGCGACCAATCGCGCGCTGTTAAGCGCGATTCCGGACTTAATGTTTCGCGTCAGCCGGGATGGAACCTATCTCGATTGTCAAGAAACAAAAGCCCTTCATGCCGTTCTGCCTTCCCACGAACTGATCGGCAAAACCTTTAGAGAGGTCTTACCCCCCAAGAACGCGGAGTTGGGGATGGAGAATATCGAGCAAGCGTTGAAGGGGGAGAAGGTAGAAACTTGCGAGTATCAGTTAAGCGACAATGACGGCAAGATGCTGGATTACGAGTCGCGCACGGTTGCCTGCGGCGAAGATGAGGTATTAGTTTTAGTGCGCGATATTAGCGATCGCAAATCCGCCGAACAAGCCCTCAAGGCGAGCGAAAATCGTTTCCGGGCAATTTTTGAACAGGCGGCGATGGGAATTATTTTGTTTGGCAGCGACGGTTCTTTTTGCCGCGCCAATCAGAAGTTTTGTGAAATTGTGGGCTATAGCAGCGAGGAGTTGCGATCGCTCAACGAGATCGAGTTAACGGAGGGCGAAGATCGGGCGCTTTATCAAAGCAGGCTTCAAAAGTTGTCGAGCGGAGAATGCTTTAGCTGTTCGATGGAAAAGCGCTACCGGCACAAAAACGGGGAATCGATCTGGGTCAATTTTACCGCTTCCCTGCTGCGCGAAGGCTCCGACTCCCAGCAGTATCTCGTCGCCGTGATTCAAGATATCCGAGATCGAATTTTTGCCGAAACCAGCTTGCAGGAAGTTTGCACGAACTTGCAGGCACGAGAAGCGCAGTACAAAATCCTGACCGATCGCGTCCCCGTTGGTATTTTTCAAACCAATAGCTCACAAGATATCGTTTTTGTCAACCCCTTTTGGTGTAAGTTAACGGGGATGACTCCGACGGAGGCTTACGGTAAAGGTTGGATGCAAGCGCTCCATCCCGAAGATCGCGATCGCGTCTTAAGCGAATGGGCGAAAGAACCCGAACGGCGCGATCGCAACTCCTTATTTCGCTTTCAACGGCAAACCGACGGTCAAGTCTTTTGGGTTCTTGGGAATAGCACGTCCCTGCGCGATGCGGAAGGGCGCTACCAAGGCGAGATCGGAACAGTCCTCGAAGTCACCCAACACAAACAAGCCGAAGACCATTTAAAGCGGCAAGCAGAGCGAGAACGTTCCATCGGAGCGATGCAAGAGCGCGTCCGCCGCTCGCTGGAACTGGATACGATCCTCACGACAACCGTTGAGGAAGTGCGCCAATTTCTTCAAAACGATCGCGTATTAATTTATCGGTTTAACCCCGATTGGAGCGGAGCGGTTGTTGCCGAATCGGTACGAGAACCTTGGATACCCGTACTCGGTCAGACCGTGCGAGATCCTTGTTTTCGTGATGAGTTGGTTCAAGCGTATAAAAACGGCAGAATTCAGGTTTTAAATGACCTCCAATCGGCAAACCTAACCCCCTGTCACTATCGCTTGCTCGAACACTTTCAAATCAGCGCGAATTTAGTCGTTCCCATTTTCCAAGGCGATAATCTCTGGGGCTTGCTCGTCGCCCATCACTGCGAAGCCCCTCACCTCTGGCAACAAGCAGAAATCGATTTCCTCAAACAACTGGCGACTCAAGTGGGGATTGCGACTCAACAATCGCAACTGTATCAGAAGTTGAAGGAGGCCAATCAAAAACTTCATCACCTCGCTACGGTGGATAGTTTGACGCAAGTGGCGAACCGTCGTTGTTTTGATGCTTACCTGCAAGCAGAATGGCGGCGGATGACGCGAGAAAAAAGTTCGTTGTCTTTGATTTTGTGCGATATCGACTACTTTAAGCTCTATAACGATACTTACGGCCATCCGGCAGGCGATCGCTGTTTGCGTCGGGTGGCAACAGCTTTGCGCCGCACGCTGAAGCGCCCTGCCGATTTAGTCGCGCGCTACGGCGGCGAGGAGTTTGCGATTGTTCTACCGCATACGGACGAACAGGGAATGCGGTGGATTGCAGAATTGTTGCGACAGGCTGTGAAGCGGTTGAATATCGAACATTCGGCTTCACCGGTTTGCGATCGCGTGACGCTGAGTTTGGGGGGAGTGGCCCTCGTTCCGACGCGGCTGAACAGTTGGCAAGCCTTGATAGATGGGGCAGATCGCGCCCTCTATCAGGCAAAGAAGGGCGGCCGCGATCGCGTTGCTGTTTATAAAGATTAA
- a CDS encoding PetM family cytochrome b6-f complex subunit 7, with protein MNADQILFNSAILSSTLILVGLGLGFLILKIAKSKSEEAQK; from the coding sequence ATGAATGCCGATCAAATTCTGTTTAATTCTGCTATTCTTTCTTCGACCCTCATTCTCGTTGGCTTGGGATTAGGATTTTTGATTTTAAAAATTGCCAAGAGCAAGTCAGAAGAAGCGCAGAAATAA
- the dnaK gene encoding molecular chaperone DnaK: MGKVVGIDLGTTNSCVAVVEGGKPTVIANAEGFRTTPSVVAYAKNGDRLVGQIAKRQAVMNPGNTFYSVKRFIGRRFEEVTNEATEVAYKILRDSSGNVKLDCPAAGKQFAPEEISAQVLRKLVDDASKYLGETVKEAVITVPAYFNDSQRQATKDAGKIAGIEVKRIINEPTAASLAYGLDKKSNETILVFDLGGGTFDVSILEVGDGVFEVLATSGDTHLGGDDFDKKIVDFLADQFKATEGIDLRQDKQALQRLTEAAEKAKIELSSVTQAEINLPFITATQDGPKHLDTTLTRQKFEELAADLIERSRIPVENAIRDAKVDKSAIDEVVLVGGSTRIPAVQELVKRVLGKEPNQTVNPDEVVAVGAAIQGGVLAGEVKDILLLDVTPLSLGVETLGGVMTKIIARNTTIPTKKSEVFSTAVDGQTNVEIHVLQGEREMSKDNKSLGTFRLDGIPPAQRGVPQIEVTFDIDANGILNVTAKDKGTGKEQSISITGASTLPDTEVDRMVKEAEANASADKERREKIDRKNQADSLVYQAEKQLSELGDKVSDADKSKAEELIKSLKEAIAQEDDDKIQSLLPELQQTLYSIGSSVYQQAGGGVPTDDMGDGAGPSDSTGGSSGGGDDVIDAEFSETK; the protein is encoded by the coding sequence ATGGGAAAAGTTGTTGGCATTGACTTAGGGACGACGAACTCCTGCGTAGCTGTTGTAGAAGGGGGCAAACCGACTGTAATCGCTAACGCAGAAGGATTTAGAACCACACCTTCCGTTGTCGCCTATGCTAAAAATGGCGATCGCCTCGTCGGTCAGATTGCTAAACGCCAAGCGGTAATGAACCCTGGCAATACTTTTTATTCGGTAAAACGCTTCATCGGTCGTCGCTTTGAAGAAGTCACCAACGAAGCCACCGAAGTTGCATACAAAATCCTCCGCGATAGCAGCGGTAACGTCAAACTCGACTGTCCCGCCGCTGGCAAGCAATTCGCGCCCGAAGAAATCTCCGCTCAAGTTCTCCGCAAACTGGTTGACGACGCAAGCAAATACCTCGGCGAAACCGTCAAAGAAGCAGTAATCACCGTTCCCGCTTACTTTAACGACTCGCAACGCCAAGCCACCAAGGATGCAGGCAAAATTGCCGGTATCGAAGTCAAACGGATTATCAACGAACCGACCGCTGCATCGCTTGCTTACGGTTTGGATAAAAAGAGTAACGAAACCATCCTCGTTTTTGACTTAGGCGGCGGTACGTTCGACGTATCCATCCTAGAAGTCGGCGACGGCGTATTTGAAGTCTTAGCAACCTCCGGCGATACTCACCTCGGCGGCGACGACTTCGACAAAAAGATCGTAGATTTCCTCGCCGACCAATTCAAAGCAACCGAAGGCATCGACTTGCGCCAAGACAAACAAGCGCTGCAACGTCTCACCGAAGCAGCAGAAAAGGCCAAGATCGAACTATCGAGCGTCACTCAAGCAGAAATCAACCTGCCCTTTATCACCGCGACGCAAGATGGTCCCAAGCACCTCGATACGACGCTGACTCGCCAGAAATTTGAAGAACTCGCGGCAGACTTAATCGAACGTTCGCGCATTCCGGTAGAAAACGCCATCCGCGATGCCAAAGTCGATAAAAGTGCCATTGATGAAGTCGTTCTCGTCGGCGGTTCGACTCGCATTCCCGCCGTTCAAGAATTAGTCAAGCGCGTTCTGGGCAAAGAACCGAACCAAACGGTAAACCCGGATGAAGTCGTTGCGGTCGGCGCGGCAATCCAAGGTGGCGTTCTGGCAGGCGAAGTTAAAGATATTCTCTTGTTAGACGTAACGCCGCTGTCCTTGGGCGTTGAAACCCTCGGCGGTGTCATGACCAAGATTATCGCGCGCAACACCACGATCCCGACCAAGAAATCGGAAGTCTTCTCGACGGCAGTAGACGGTCAAACCAACGTAGAAATTCACGTTCTCCAAGGGGAACGGGAAATGTCGAAAGACAACAAGAGTTTGGGAACCTTCCGCTTAGATGGTATTCCTCCGGCGCAACGCGGCGTACCCCAAATCGAAGTTACCTTTGACATCGATGCGAACGGTATCCTCAACGTCACGGCGAAGGATAAGGGTACGGGTAAAGAACAATCGATCAGCATTACCGGCGCTTCGACGCTGCCCGATACGGAAGTCGATCGCATGGTGAAGGAAGCTGAAGCCAACGCCAGCGCCGATAAGGAACGCCGCGAGAAAATCGATCGCAAGAACCAAGCCGATTCCTTAGTCTATCAAGCTGAGAAGCAGCTTAGCGAACTGGGCGATAAGGTTTCGGATGCCGATAAGAGCAAGGCTGAAGAGTTAATTAAGAGCCTGAAGGAAGCGATCGCGCAAGAAGATGATGATAAAATTCAATCTCTTCTGCCCGAATTGCAACAAACCCTCTACAGCATCGGCAGCAGCGTTTATCAACAAGCCGGTGGAGGCGTACCCACCGATGATATGGGCGACGGTGCTGGCCCCTCTGACAGCACGGGCGGCAGTTCCGGCGGCGGCGACGATGTAATCGATGCTGAATTCTCCGAAACCAAGTAA